GCCGCCACGGGATCGTCGTGGATGTGGATCTCGGCCTGGACGTACTCGACGAACGACCAGATGATCGGCCCGCCCGAGGTGCCGATGAGCTGACGTGCCCGCGTGACCAGCGTTTCCGCCCAGTCGGCATCGCCGCCGTAGGCCGCGGCCAGCGCCGCGACGGCCATCTCGTGGGCGGCCAGTTCGGAGTCGAGGGCGGCCGCCGTGACGAGGTGTTCGATCGACGAGGCGAACTCGCCGGCGAAGAGGTCGGTGACGCCCAGCGCGTAACGGGCGGTCGCCTCACCGGCGTCGTCCACAGCGGTGGCGAGGGCCCGGTCGGCCAGCTCGCGGGCCTTCCCGAGACTGCCGGCCCGCCAGGCGGCGTGGCTGGCCGCGGCGTACAGCAGCGGGGCCTCGGGCAGCCCGGCGAGGCCGGGAGCGTCTGCGGTCTCCAGCGCCCAGGCCCACAGCTCGGCGTTGTTGTGCCAGGCCGCGAACTCCCCGAGATCGATGCTTATCCGGGCCGCCCCGGCAAGGTCGCCCTGTTCCATCATCCGCTCGCGGCAGGCACGCAGCACGGGCAGCGCGGTCAGGATCCGCCGGCCCCAGCGCGGCCCGTCCGGGCCGTGCAGGCCGGCCGCCGCGGACCGGGTGAAGCCGTGGGCCCACGCCGCGATCAGGACCTGGGCGGTCTCGAGCTCCCCGGCGGCCCGCGCGGCCTCCAGGCCGAACGCGCGGATGCTGTCCAGCATGCGGAACGCCGTGCCGTCGTCAGGACGGGCCGGGTCGGCGACCGTCTCCACCATCGACGCGTCGACGAGCGTGCTGAGGGCGGCGATCGGATCCCGGGCCGGCTCGGAACCCTCACCGGACCTGGACCTGGACCTGGAGCCGGACAAGGCGGCGGCGATGAACTCCGCGATCGAGAGGTCGAACAGGCCGGGAACGGCCGCCAGATGGCGGAAGAGGAGCTGCGCCCAGGGGTCGAGCAGCCGGTAGGACCAGGCGATCGTGCCGCGCAGGGTGTGATGCCGGTGGTCGTCGACGGGTGGTCGCCGGACTCGCCCGAGGTCGAGCCCGGCGTCCATGCGCGCGCGCAGGTCCGCCGGGCTCAGCGTCGTCAGTCGGCTCGCGGCGAGCTCGATGGCCAATGGCAGCCCGTCCAGGCGTCGGCAGATCGCCGCCGCGTCCCCGAGGGCCGCCGCGGGCAGGTCCCGGCCGCCCCGAGCCTGGCGCGCCCGGTCGAGGAACAGCCGGACGGCGGCGGCGTCTTCGGGAGCGGCGTCCGCGGCGGGCAGCGGCAGCGGCCCGAGGCGGAACACCCACTCCCCGGACGTCCCCAGCGGAGCGCGGCTGGTGGCGAGCACCGTGAGGTTCGGCACCCAGCGGAGCAGCTCGCCCACCAGGTCGCGGACAGCGTCCAGGAGGTGCTCACAGTTGTCGATCACCAGTATCTGCCGGCGGGTCGCCAGGTAGTCGATGACCGCGCGGACCAGGTCTCCCTGTGTCGTGACCTCGAGGGCCTGAGCCAGCACGAACGGGAGGGTCGCTTCGTCCCGGACCGGCGCCAGCTCGACGAGGGTGGCCCCGTCCGGCCACCGCGGGGTGGCATGGTGCACCACGTCCAGCATCAGCCGGGTCTTTCCCACGCCGCCGGGGCCGACGACGGTGACGCACCGGTCGGGGTGCAGCAGCTCCGCGAGCCGGTCCAGTTCCTCCGCGCGGCCCAGTAGCGGAGTGGGCGAGTGTGGGACGCGCGCCCTGGCCGCCTGGTCCCCACGGCCGTCCGGGCCGTCCGGCTGCCCTGACCACACCGTGCCCGCGGCGACAGCCGTGCCCGTGCCGCCCGGCCTGGCCGTGACCGGCGGCCCGGGCCTGACGGCGCGTGGCGTGGGGGCGGCGAGGTCGCCGCGGGCGACCGCGCGTTCGAGCTCGGCCAGCGCTGACGACGCCTCCAGACCCGTCTGGTCGGCGAGCCGGCGGCGGAAGTCACGGGCCGCGGCGAGGGCCTCGGGCGCCCGGCCGTCCAGGGCCAGCGCGCGGACCAGCAGCAGCAGCGCCGACTCGCGTAACAAGTCGGCGTTCGCGGCCTGCTCGGCGTCGCCGATTACCGCCGCCGCCGGGTCGCAGGCCAGCCGGGCGTCGAGCAGGCCGTCCACGAGGGTCTGCCGTAGCCGGGTGAGCCGGGCGGCCTCGGCACCGAGCGGGCCGACGGCACCGAACTCCGCCAGGGCGTCACCCCGCCACAGGTCGAGGGCCTGCCGTAGCTGGTCGGCCGCGGCGGCGGGATCGGCCGGGCGCAGCGCGCGGGCCTTGGCGGCGAGCGTCTCGGCGCGGGCGGCGTCAAGCGCGCCCGCGCCCAGGACCAGGCGGTATCCGCCTCCGTCCCGGACCAGGCGGCCGGCCCGCGGCCCCAGATGGCCCCGGACTCGGGAGAGATGGCTGTGTAGCGTGCCGTCGGCCGAGGCGGGCGGGTCCGCGCCCCAGACGGCGTCGATCAGCGCGCCGGCTCCGACGACCCGCGTCCGCGACATCGCCAGCATGGCCAGCACCGCCCGCCGCCGCGCACCGGGGACGTCCACCTCGACGCCGTCGACTCGCAGCCGCAGCGGGCCGAGCACGTCGACCTCCACACCCGCGTCCGGGTCGTCCACGCCGTCGCCCCCGAATCCCCTCGTCCTCCACCCACCGGGACGGCTGTGCGTCCGCCGTTCGACGGTGGTGCGCTCGCCGTTGGACGGCCGTGCGTCCGCTGGGAGCACGGCGCATCCCGCGTGCAGGTCCCATTCAAGTCGGTGACCGCAGTCTCGGAGGTGTTCATCGCCGGGATCGTCCGGACGGGTGCCTGACACCTCGTCGGACATCCGACCCAACGAGGAGACAGCCATGACGAGCACGACCCACGGGACGACGGCCCACAGGACGAGCGAGGAGGCGGCGCCCGGGACCACCGCCGAGGCCGCCCCCGGGACGGTCGGCGCGGCGGCCGCCGCGGCGGGTCCGTCCGCGGGCCTGGATCTCGCGGAGGTCGAGCGGTTCGCGTACAAGATCGCGCAGGACCAGGCGATCGCCACCGTGGGTGCGCTGGGCTGGCTCGGCGACCGGCTCGGGCTGTGGGCCTGTCTCGCGGCCGCGGGCCCGGTCACCAGCACGGAGCTCGCGGCGGCGACCGGCCTGGCCGAGCGGTACCTGCGCGAGTGGCTCGCGTCCCAGTTCGCCGCGGGCAACCTGCGCCATGACCCGGCGAGCGGGCGGTTCCACCTGCCCGCGGAATGGGCCGCGGTGCTCGCGGACCCGGACTCGCCGGTGGCCTCGGCCGGCGGCTACGAGTCGCTCATGGGCTTCTACGCGGCCGCGGACCGGCTGGTCGAGGCGTTCCGCACCGGCGGCGGCATCGGCTGGGGGACCCACGATCCGCGGCTCTACAGCGGTGTCGACCGGTTCTTCGCCCCGCTCTACCGCGCCAGCCTGGTGCGCGAGTGGCTGCCCGCGCTGGGCGGGGTCGTCGAGCGGCTGCGCGCCGGCGCGAAGGTCCTCGACGTGGGCTGCGGCCACGGCACCTCGACGTTGCTCATGGCGGAGGCGTTCCCGGCGTCCACCTTCCACGGCGTCGACCCGCACCCCGAGTCGATCAACGCCGCGCGGACGGCCGCCAACCGCGCCGGGGTGGCTGACTGGACGACGTTCTCGGTCGCCCCGGTGACGGGCGGCATCGGCGACGGGTACGACCTGATCTGCTTCTTCGACTCCTTCCACCACGTCCGGGACGCGGTGGCGGCCGCGGTGGCCTGCCGCCGGGCGATGGCGCCGGGCGGCACGCTGATGCTGGTCGAGCCGCGCGCGGGGGACAGCGTGCAGGAGAACACCGACGTCGTCGGGTTGAGCTTCTACGCCGCCTCCACCCTGGTGTGCCTGCCGGACGCGCTGTCCCAGCACGACCACGACCGTGACGGCGACGGTGACCACGGCGCCGACATCCTCGCCGGTGAGCGCGGCGCCCGGGACGCGCTCGGCGGCATGGCCGGGCCGGCTCGGCTGGGTGAGGTCCTGACGGCGGCGGGGTTCGGTTCGGTCCGGGTGGCCGCCGAGACGATGGTGAACATCGTCGTCGAGGCCCGACAGTGACTCCCGGGCCGGCCGCCGGGCCGCCCACGACGGAGGTCGCCGCCGCTGTCGATCCCGAGGCGGCGGCGGTGGTTCGGCGCCTTCTCACCGCGGGCCGTGCCGCGGCGGGAGGCCCGGCGGCGGCCCTGTCCCTCGGACCGCTGCTCGGCGTCTGGGCGCACCCGGACGACGAGACCTACCTGTCCGGGGCGCTGATGGCCACCGCCGCGCAGCTCGGTGCCCGGGTCGTCTGCGTCACCGCCACCTGCGGAGAGCTGGGTGGCCCGGTCCCGCCCGGCTCGCCGCCGGGGCTGACTCCGGGGCGGCTGCGGGTGGCCGAGCTGACCGAGGCGCTGGACGTTCTCGGGGTGAGCGAGCAGGTTCTGCTCGGCCTCCCCGACGGTGGCTGCGCCCGGCTCGCCCCGTCCGCCCCGTCGGTCCCGTCGGGTGCGGCCGACGTCGCCGGCCCGGTGGAGCGGATCGAGGGTGTCATCCGCGAGCTCCGACCGGCGGTCGTGGTGACGTTCGGGCCGGACGGGTTCACCGGCCACCCGGACCACCGCGCCGTTTCGGCCTGGACCACCACCGCGTTCAGACGGGCGGCCCCCGACGGCGCCCGCCTGCTGTACGCGGCCGCGTCCACCGACCACCGCGAGCGGACGAGGGACGTCGACGAGCTCCTCGATGTCGCCATGGACGGCGCGGACCTCGACGGCGTCGACGGCCCGGTCGTCGCGCCCGGCGCGCTCGCGGTCCGGTTGAACCTGACCGGACGGCTGCTGGAACGCAAGGTCGCCGCGCTGCGGGCGCACGCCTCGCAGACCACGGGCGCGTTGGCGGTGCTGGGTCCGCGGCGGTTCGCCGGCTGGGTCGCGGAGGAGGCGTTCGTCGATCACCGCGGCTGAGGGACACCGTGGCTGTCACCTCGGCGACTCTCCGGCAGGGGAGCTTGCGTACCACGAGGTGGCAGCTACCATTCGCGTTCTTGACTTTACTGAAAGTAGCGACGCGGTGGCCCTGATCCGATGCGATGAGGGCGCCGGTCGCGCGCGAGGGCGCCGCGTGGGCGGCGTGGGTGAGGGGGAGCGGTGGCGCACGCACCGACGCGGCGGGGCGGGGGAAGCCCGTTCCCGCCGATCGCCGAGTACGGGTTCCTCTCCGACTGCGAGACGAACTGCCTGGTGGCCCCGAGCGGCAACGTCGAGTGGATGTGCGTGCCGCGCCCGGACGCGCCGAGTGTGTTCGGTGCCGTGCTCGACCGCTCGGCCGGCGGCTTCCGCTTCGGCCCGGACCGGACCTTCATCCCGGCCGGCCGGCGGTACCTGCCCGGCACGAACGTCCTGGAGACGACCTGGCAGACGCCCACGGGGTGGCTGATCGTCACCGACTGCCTGGTCGTCGGCCGCTGGCACCGGACGCACCGGCGGTCCAACACACATCGGCGCACCCCGGGTGACTGGGACGCCGACCACGTGCTGTTGCGGCTGGCCCGCTGCGAGCACGGCGACGTCGACCTCAGCCTCGTCTGCGAGCCGAACTTCGACTACGGCCGCAGCCCGGCGTCCTGGAAGTACGAGGGTGCCGACTACTCGACCGGGATCATCACCCACGAGTCCTCGGACGGCGACCCGGCGGCGGGCGTCGCGCTGCGGCTGCGCACCGATCTGCGGCTCGGGTTCGACGGCCGGCGCGCGCTGGCCCGGACGACGCTGCGGGAAGGCGACACCGCGTTCGTCGCGATGACCTGGCGGGCCGAGGACCCGCTGCTGCCCGGCGACTACGCGAGGGCCTGCGCCGCCGTGGACAGCACCACCGAGTTCTGGCGGCAGTGGCTTTCGCGTGGGCGGTTCCCCGACCACCCGTGGCGCCGGCATCTGCAGCGCAGCGCACTGGCGCTCAAGGGTCTCACCTACGCCCCGACCGGGGCCCTGCTCGCCGCCGCGACCACCTCACTGCCGGAGACACCGCAGGGCGAGCGCAACTGGGACTACCGCTACAGCTGGATCCGGGACTCGACGTTCGCCCTGTGGGGCCTCTACACCCTGGGGCTCGACTACGAGGCGAACGACTTCTTCTCCTTCATCGCGGACGTCGCCGAGCACGCCGACGACATCCAGGTGATGTACCGGGTCGGTGGCGAGCCGAAGATCGACGAGGAGATTCTCGGGCATCTGTCCGGCTACGACGGGGCCGTCCCGGTGCGGGTCGGCAACGAGGCGGCGCAGCAGCGTCAGCATGACGTGTGGGGGGCCATCCTCGACTCGGTCTACCTGCACACCCGGTCGCGGGACTATCTCTCGGAGCGGCTGTGGCCGGTGCTGGTCCGGCTGGTGGAGGCGGCGGCCGCGCACTGGCGGGAGCCCGACCGCGGCATGTGGGAGGTCCGGGGCGAGCCGCGGCACTTCACGTCGTCGAAGATGTTCTGCTGGGTCGCGCTGGACCGGGGGCGCCGCCTCGCGCAGATGCGCGGTGACCTGCGCACCGCGGGCCGCTGGGACGACATCGCCGACGAGATCCACGCGGACGTCCTGGCGAACGGTGTCGACCACCGCGGTGTCTTCACCCAGTACTACGGCTCGACGGCGCTGGACGCCTCGGTGCTGCTGATGCCGCTGCTGGGTTTCCTGCCCTCGACGGACGACCGGGTGAAGGCGACCGTGCTCGCCATCGCCGACGAGCTGACGGTGGACGGCCTGGTGCTGCGCTACCGGACGGAGGAGACCGACGACGGTGTCGAGGGCGAGGAGGGTGCCTTCCTCATCTGTTCGTTCTGGCTCGTCTCCGCGCTGGTGGAGATCGGTGAGCTGAC
This Parafrankia discariae DNA region includes the following protein-coding sequences:
- a CDS encoding AfsR/SARP family transcriptional regulator — its product is MLPADARPSNGERTTVERRTHSRPGGWRTRGFGGDGVDDPDAGVEVDVLGPLRLRVDGVEVDVPGARRRAVLAMLAMSRTRVVGAGALIDAVWGADPPASADGTLHSHLSRVRGHLGPRAGRLVRDGGGYRLVLGAGALDAARAETLAAKARALRPADPAAAADQLRQALDLWRGDALAEFGAVGPLGAEAARLTRLRQTLVDGLLDARLACDPAAAVIGDAEQAANADLLRESALLLLVRALALDGRAPEALAAARDFRRRLADQTGLEASSALAELERAVARGDLAAPTPRAVRPGPPVTARPGGTGTAVAAGTVWSGQPDGPDGRGDQAARARVPHSPTPLLGRAEELDRLAELLHPDRCVTVVGPGGVGKTRLMLDVVHHATPRWPDGATLVELAPVRDEATLPFVLAQALEVTTQGDLVRAVIDYLATRRQILVIDNCEHLLDAVRDLVGELLRWVPNLTVLATSRAPLGTSGEWVFRLGPLPLPAADAAPEDAAAVRLFLDRARQARGGRDLPAAALGDAAAICRRLDGLPLAIELAASRLTTLSPADLRARMDAGLDLGRVRRPPVDDHRHHTLRGTIAWSYRLLDPWAQLLFRHLAAVPGLFDLSIAEFIAAALSGSRSRSRSGEGSEPARDPIAALSTLVDASMVETVADPARPDDGTAFRMLDSIRAFGLEAARAAGELETAQVLIAAWAHGFTRSAAAGLHGPDGPRWGRRILTALPVLRACRERMMEQGDLAGAARISIDLGEFAAWHNNAELWAWALETADAPGLAGLPEAPLLYAAASHAAWRAGSLGKARELADRALATAVDDAGEATARYALGVTDLFAGEFASSIEHLVTAAALDSELAAHEMAVAALAAAYGGDADWAETLVTRARQLIGTSGGPIIWSFVEYVQAEIHIHDDPVAARRHAERALAAARTGGVPFAVGISLVTLASSAVRTGDLATATAHYPEVIRLWLRTGSWPQQWTTLRNVADLFAQLGKDAEALLLSTAADADLDSPAVVGADAERVHALVEQLRARLGADAVAAIRGQAARLNRLEVVDLALTTLAQLANQCAGTPAPPVVG
- a CDS encoding class I SAM-dependent methyltransferase, with amino-acid sequence MTSTTHGTTAHRTSEEAAPGTTAEAAPGTVGAAAAAAGPSAGLDLAEVERFAYKIAQDQAIATVGALGWLGDRLGLWACLAAAGPVTSTELAAATGLAERYLREWLASQFAAGNLRHDPASGRFHLPAEWAAVLADPDSPVASAGGYESLMGFYAAADRLVEAFRTGGGIGWGTHDPRLYSGVDRFFAPLYRASLVREWLPALGGVVERLRAGAKVLDVGCGHGTSTLLMAEAFPASTFHGVDPHPESINAARTAANRAGVADWTTFSVAPVTGGIGDGYDLICFFDSFHHVRDAVAAAVACRRAMAPGGTLMLVEPRAGDSVQENTDVVGLSFYAASTLVCLPDALSQHDHDRDGDGDHGADILAGERGARDALGGMAGPARLGEVLTAAGFGSVRVAAETMVNIVVEARQ
- a CDS encoding PIG-L deacetylase family protein: MTPGPAAGPPTTEVAAAVDPEAAAVVRRLLTAGRAAAGGPAAALSLGPLLGVWAHPDDETYLSGALMATAAQLGARVVCVTATCGELGGPVPPGSPPGLTPGRLRVAELTEALDVLGVSEQVLLGLPDGGCARLAPSAPSVPSGAADVAGPVERIEGVIRELRPAVVVTFGPDGFTGHPDHRAVSAWTTTAFRRAAPDGARLLYAAASTDHRERTRDVDELLDVAMDGADLDGVDGPVVAPGALAVRLNLTGRLLERKVAALRAHASQTTGALAVLGPRRFAGWVAEEAFVDHRG
- a CDS encoding glycoside hydrolase family 15 protein, whose translation is MAHAPTRRGGGSPFPPIAEYGFLSDCETNCLVAPSGNVEWMCVPRPDAPSVFGAVLDRSAGGFRFGPDRTFIPAGRRYLPGTNVLETTWQTPTGWLIVTDCLVVGRWHRTHRRSNTHRRTPGDWDADHVLLRLARCEHGDVDLSLVCEPNFDYGRSPASWKYEGADYSTGIITHESSDGDPAAGVALRLRTDLRLGFDGRRALARTTLREGDTAFVAMTWRAEDPLLPGDYARACAAVDSTTEFWRQWLSRGRFPDHPWRRHLQRSALALKGLTYAPTGALLAAATTSLPETPQGERNWDYRYSWIRDSTFALWGLYTLGLDYEANDFFSFIADVAEHADDIQVMYRVGGEPKIDEEILGHLSGYDGAVPVRVGNEAAQQRQHDVWGAILDSVYLHTRSRDYLSERLWPVLVRLVEAAAAHWREPDRGMWEVRGEPRHFTSSKMFCWVALDRGRRLAQMRGDLRTAGRWDDIADEIHADVLANGVDHRGVFTQYYGSTALDASVLLMPLLGFLPSTDDRVKATVLAIADELTVDGLVLRYRTEETDDGVEGEEGAFLICSFWLVSALVEIGELTRARQLCERLLSLASPLDLYAEEIDPADGRHLGNFPQAFTHLALINAVMYVIRAEDGESYARS